Proteins found in one Stigmatopora nigra isolate UIUO_SnigA chromosome 15, RoL_Snig_1.1, whole genome shotgun sequence genomic segment:
- the tom1l2a gene encoding TOM1-like protein 2 isoform X5 codes for MEFLLGNPYSTPVGQRVERATDGSLQNDDWGLNMEICDIINETDEGPKDAMKALKKRLGSNKNYREVMLALTVVETCVKNCGHRFHVQVANRDFIDGVLVKIISPKVNPPTIVQEKVLSLIQAWADAFRSSPDLTGVVHVYEELKRKGIEFPMADLDALSPIHTPQRVKKNQTKKNPFCRISHIKSWYFSIQGTPEVDPAMMKYLAPANTVASPKHATNSPVNQVSPQGPITATPEQVARLRSELDVVRGNVKVLSEMLTELVPGQEARSDLELLQELHRTCRAMQQRVVELISRVSNEEVTEDLLHVNDDLNNIFLRYERYERYRASAQKKGIVDATADDNLIDLGPASPAVVASGPPPHRTAGATAAASPARQPGEASLSSAMAGLDVKPTSQNQDNFDMFAHTRSCSLAEQRKNVKYEDPQALGGLASALDVRQHNTGVRGDTRLDEGVTSEEFDKFLAERAKTSDTSPPGDEPPHPARAPTGSHKKQERTEDALFAL; via the exons ACCCAAGGATGCCATGAAAGCGCTGAAGAAACGACTCGGCAGCAACAAAAATTACAGAGAAGTCATGTTAGCGCTAACG GTGGTGGAGACATGCGTGAAGAACTGCGGCCACAGATTTCATGTTCAAGTCGCCAACAGAGACTTTATCGATGGAGTTTTGGTCAAAATCATCTCCCCTAAAGTCAATCCTCCAACCATTGTGCAAGAAAAAGTACTGTCGCTTATACAG GCTTGGGCTGATGCCTTCCGAAGCAGTCCTGATCTTACTGGTGTGGTCCACGTCTATGAAGAACTGAAGAGGAAGGGTATAGAGTTCCCTATGGCAGATTTAGATGCACTCTCCCCCATCCACACTCCCcagcgggtaaaaaaaaatcagactaaaaaaaatcctttttgcaGAATTTCACATATTAAAAGTTGGTATTTCTCTATACAGGGCACGCCTGAGGTGGACCCCGCCATGATGAAATACTTGGCCCCTGCAAACACTGTTGCATCTCCCAAACATGCCACAAACTCACCTGTCAATCAGGTTTCACCACAAGGACCCATCACAGCAACTCCAGAACAG GTGGCCCGCTTAAGAAGCGAATTAGACGTAGTGAGGGGCAACGTTAAAGTTTTGTCGGAGATGCTCACCGAGCTGGTTCCAGGCCAGGAAGCTAGATCTGATCTAGAACTGCTCCAG GAGCTCCACAGGACATGCAGAGCAATGCAACAGCGTGTCGTTGAGCTGATTTCCCGCGTGTCCAATGAGGAAGTGACCGAAGATTTGCTGCACGTCAACGACGACCTCAACAACATATTCCTTCGTTACGAAAG GTATGAAAGATACAGGGCAAGTGCTCAAAAGAAAGGG ATTGTAGATGCCACCGCAGATGACAACCTGATAGATTTGGGTCCCGCTTCGCCTGCAGTGGTCGCATCCGGCCCACCACCTCACAGGACCGCCGGAGCCACCGCTGCCGCCTCCCCGGCGCGGCAGCCTGGAGAAGCCTCGCTGTCCTCTGCAATGGCCGGTCTTG atgtcAAACCTACAAGTCAAAACCAAGACAACTTTGACATGTTTGCCCATACTCGTAGCTGCTCACTGGCCGAGCAGCGCAAAAA TGTCAAATATGAAGATCCTCAGGCTCTGGGTGGTCTGGCTTCAGCATTGGATGTCAGACAGCACAACACGGGGGTG AGAGGCGACACTCGACTGGATGAAGGCGTAACCAGCGAAG AGTTTGATAAATTTCTGGCGGAGCGAGCCAAGACCTCAGACACGTCTCCCCCCGGTGATGAGCCCCCTCATCCTGCCCGCGCACCCACCGGCTCTCACAAGAAACAAGAACGGACGGAAGATGCCCTCTTTGCCTTGTAA
- the tom1l2a gene encoding TOM1-like protein 2 isoform X3 gives MEFLLGNPYSTPVGQRVERATDGSLQNDDWGLNMEICDIINETDEGPKDAMKALKKRLGSNKNYREVMLALTVVETCVKNCGHRFHVQVANRDFIDGVLVKIISPKVNPPTIVQEKVLSLIQAWADAFRSSPDLTGVVHVYEELKRKGIEFPMADLDALSPIHTPQRGTPEVDPAMMKYLAPANTVASPKHATNSPVNQVSPQGPITATPEQVARLRSELDVVRGNVKVLSEMLTELVPGQEARSDLELLQELHRTCRAMQQRVVELISRVSNEEVTEDLLHVNDDLNNIFLRYERYERYRASAQKKGIVDATADDNLIDLGPASPAVVASGPPPHRTAGATAAASPARQPGEASLSSAMAGLDVKPTSQNQDNFDMFAHTRSCSLAEQRKNVKYEDPQALGGLASALDVRQHNTGVLRLEGDDNPADQELPIDSWLITQGMIPVSQSSVMDDIEEWLCADVRGDTRLDEGVTSEEFDKFLAERAKTSDTSPPGDEPPHPARAPTGSHKKQERTEDALFAL, from the exons ACCCAAGGATGCCATGAAAGCGCTGAAGAAACGACTCGGCAGCAACAAAAATTACAGAGAAGTCATGTTAGCGCTAACG GTGGTGGAGACATGCGTGAAGAACTGCGGCCACAGATTTCATGTTCAAGTCGCCAACAGAGACTTTATCGATGGAGTTTTGGTCAAAATCATCTCCCCTAAAGTCAATCCTCCAACCATTGTGCAAGAAAAAGTACTGTCGCTTATACAG GCTTGGGCTGATGCCTTCCGAAGCAGTCCTGATCTTACTGGTGTGGTCCACGTCTATGAAGAACTGAAGAGGAAGGGTATAGAGTTCCCTATGGCAGATTTAGATGCACTCTCCCCCATCCACACTCCCcagcgg GGCACGCCTGAGGTGGACCCCGCCATGATGAAATACTTGGCCCCTGCAAACACTGTTGCATCTCCCAAACATGCCACAAACTCACCTGTCAATCAGGTTTCACCACAAGGACCCATCACAGCAACTCCAGAACAG GTGGCCCGCTTAAGAAGCGAATTAGACGTAGTGAGGGGCAACGTTAAAGTTTTGTCGGAGATGCTCACCGAGCTGGTTCCAGGCCAGGAAGCTAGATCTGATCTAGAACTGCTCCAG GAGCTCCACAGGACATGCAGAGCAATGCAACAGCGTGTCGTTGAGCTGATTTCCCGCGTGTCCAATGAGGAAGTGACCGAAGATTTGCTGCACGTCAACGACGACCTCAACAACATATTCCTTCGTTACGAAAG GTATGAAAGATACAGGGCAAGTGCTCAAAAGAAAGGG ATTGTAGATGCCACCGCAGATGACAACCTGATAGATTTGGGTCCCGCTTCGCCTGCAGTGGTCGCATCCGGCCCACCACCTCACAGGACCGCCGGAGCCACCGCTGCCGCCTCCCCGGCGCGGCAGCCTGGAGAAGCCTCGCTGTCCTCTGCAATGGCCGGTCTTG atgtcAAACCTACAAGTCAAAACCAAGACAACTTTGACATGTTTGCCCATACTCGTAGCTGCTCACTGGCCGAGCAGCGCAAAAA TGTCAAATATGAAGATCCTCAGGCTCTGGGTGGTCTGGCTTCAGCATTGGATGTCAGACAGCACAACACGGGGGTG CTGAGGTTAGAAGGGGATGATAACCCAGCAGATCAGGAGCTGCCCATAGACAGCTGGCTTATCACTCAAGGAATG ATCCCAGTTTCGCAGTCCTCTGTCATGGATGACATAGAGGAATGGCTCTGTGCTGATGTG AGAGGCGACACTCGACTGGATGAAGGCGTAACCAGCGAAG AGTTTGATAAATTTCTGGCGGAGCGAGCCAAGACCTCAGACACGTCTCCCCCCGGTGATGAGCCCCCTCATCCTGCCCGCGCACCCACCGGCTCTCACAAGAAACAAGAACGGACGGAAGATGCCCTCTTTGCCTTGTAA
- the tom1l2a gene encoding TOM1-like protein 2 isoform X4: protein MEFLLGNPYSTPVGQRVERATDGSLQNDDWGLNMEICDIINETDEGPKDAMKALKKRLGSNKNYREVMLALTVVETCVKNCGHRFHVQVANRDFIDGVLVKIISPKVNPPTIVQEKVLSLIQAWADAFRSSPDLTGVVHVYEELKRKGIEFPMADLDALSPIHTPQRVKKNQTKKNPFCRISHIKSWYFSIQGTPEVDPAMMKYLAPANTVASPKHATNSPVNQVSPQGPITATPEQVARLRSELDVVRGNVKVLSEMLTELVPGQEARSDLELLQELHRTCRAMQQRVVELISRVSNEEVTEDLLHVNDDLNNIFLRYERYERYRASAQKKGIVDATADDNLIDLGPASPAVVASGPPPHRTAGATAAASPARQPGEASLSSAMAGLDVKPTSQNQDNFDMFAHTRSCSLAEQRKNVKYEDPQALGGLASALDVRQHNTGVIPVSQSSVMDDIEEWLCADVRGDTRLDEGVTSEEFDKFLAERAKTSDTSPPGDEPPHPARAPTGSHKKQERTEDALFAL, encoded by the exons ACCCAAGGATGCCATGAAAGCGCTGAAGAAACGACTCGGCAGCAACAAAAATTACAGAGAAGTCATGTTAGCGCTAACG GTGGTGGAGACATGCGTGAAGAACTGCGGCCACAGATTTCATGTTCAAGTCGCCAACAGAGACTTTATCGATGGAGTTTTGGTCAAAATCATCTCCCCTAAAGTCAATCCTCCAACCATTGTGCAAGAAAAAGTACTGTCGCTTATACAG GCTTGGGCTGATGCCTTCCGAAGCAGTCCTGATCTTACTGGTGTGGTCCACGTCTATGAAGAACTGAAGAGGAAGGGTATAGAGTTCCCTATGGCAGATTTAGATGCACTCTCCCCCATCCACACTCCCcagcgggtaaaaaaaaatcagactaaaaaaaatcctttttgcaGAATTTCACATATTAAAAGTTGGTATTTCTCTATACAGGGCACGCCTGAGGTGGACCCCGCCATGATGAAATACTTGGCCCCTGCAAACACTGTTGCATCTCCCAAACATGCCACAAACTCACCTGTCAATCAGGTTTCACCACAAGGACCCATCACAGCAACTCCAGAACAG GTGGCCCGCTTAAGAAGCGAATTAGACGTAGTGAGGGGCAACGTTAAAGTTTTGTCGGAGATGCTCACCGAGCTGGTTCCAGGCCAGGAAGCTAGATCTGATCTAGAACTGCTCCAG GAGCTCCACAGGACATGCAGAGCAATGCAACAGCGTGTCGTTGAGCTGATTTCCCGCGTGTCCAATGAGGAAGTGACCGAAGATTTGCTGCACGTCAACGACGACCTCAACAACATATTCCTTCGTTACGAAAG GTATGAAAGATACAGGGCAAGTGCTCAAAAGAAAGGG ATTGTAGATGCCACCGCAGATGACAACCTGATAGATTTGGGTCCCGCTTCGCCTGCAGTGGTCGCATCCGGCCCACCACCTCACAGGACCGCCGGAGCCACCGCTGCCGCCTCCCCGGCGCGGCAGCCTGGAGAAGCCTCGCTGTCCTCTGCAATGGCCGGTCTTG atgtcAAACCTACAAGTCAAAACCAAGACAACTTTGACATGTTTGCCCATACTCGTAGCTGCTCACTGGCCGAGCAGCGCAAAAA TGTCAAATATGAAGATCCTCAGGCTCTGGGTGGTCTGGCTTCAGCATTGGATGTCAGACAGCACAACACGGGGGTG ATCCCAGTTTCGCAGTCCTCTGTCATGGATGACATAGAGGAATGGCTCTGTGCTGATGTG AGAGGCGACACTCGACTGGATGAAGGCGTAACCAGCGAAG AGTTTGATAAATTTCTGGCGGAGCGAGCCAAGACCTCAGACACGTCTCCCCCCGGTGATGAGCCCCCTCATCCTGCCCGCGCACCCACCGGCTCTCACAAGAAACAAGAACGGACGGAAGATGCCCTCTTTGCCTTGTAA
- the tom1l2a gene encoding TOM1-like protein 2 isoform X1 produces the protein MEFLLGNPYSTPVGQRVERATDGSLQNDDWGLNMEICDIINETDEGPKDAMKALKKRLGSNKNYREVMLALTVVETCVKNCGHRFHVQVANRDFIDGVLVKIISPKVNPPTIVQEKVLSLIQAWADAFRSSPDLTGVVHVYEELKRKGIEFPMADLDALSPIHTPQRVKKNQTKKNPFCRISHIKSWYFSIQGTPEVDPAMMKYLAPANTVASPKHATNSPVNQVSPQGPITATPEQVARLRSELDVVRGNVKVLSEMLTELVPGQEARSDLELLQELHRTCRAMQQRVVELISRVSNEEVTEDLLHVNDDLNNIFLRYERYERYRASAQKKGIVDATADDNLIDLGPASPAVVASGPPPHRTAGATAAASPARQPGEASLSSAMAGLDVKPTSQNQDNFDMFAHTRSCSLAEQRKNVKYEDPQALGGLASALDVRQHNTGVLRLEGDDNPADQELPIDSWLITQGMIPVSQSSVMDDIEEWLCADVRGDTRLDEGVTSEEFDKFLAERAKTSDTSPPGDEPPHPARAPTGSHKKQERTEDALFAL, from the exons ACCCAAGGATGCCATGAAAGCGCTGAAGAAACGACTCGGCAGCAACAAAAATTACAGAGAAGTCATGTTAGCGCTAACG GTGGTGGAGACATGCGTGAAGAACTGCGGCCACAGATTTCATGTTCAAGTCGCCAACAGAGACTTTATCGATGGAGTTTTGGTCAAAATCATCTCCCCTAAAGTCAATCCTCCAACCATTGTGCAAGAAAAAGTACTGTCGCTTATACAG GCTTGGGCTGATGCCTTCCGAAGCAGTCCTGATCTTACTGGTGTGGTCCACGTCTATGAAGAACTGAAGAGGAAGGGTATAGAGTTCCCTATGGCAGATTTAGATGCACTCTCCCCCATCCACACTCCCcagcgggtaaaaaaaaatcagactaaaaaaaatcctttttgcaGAATTTCACATATTAAAAGTTGGTATTTCTCTATACAGGGCACGCCTGAGGTGGACCCCGCCATGATGAAATACTTGGCCCCTGCAAACACTGTTGCATCTCCCAAACATGCCACAAACTCACCTGTCAATCAGGTTTCACCACAAGGACCCATCACAGCAACTCCAGAACAG GTGGCCCGCTTAAGAAGCGAATTAGACGTAGTGAGGGGCAACGTTAAAGTTTTGTCGGAGATGCTCACCGAGCTGGTTCCAGGCCAGGAAGCTAGATCTGATCTAGAACTGCTCCAG GAGCTCCACAGGACATGCAGAGCAATGCAACAGCGTGTCGTTGAGCTGATTTCCCGCGTGTCCAATGAGGAAGTGACCGAAGATTTGCTGCACGTCAACGACGACCTCAACAACATATTCCTTCGTTACGAAAG GTATGAAAGATACAGGGCAAGTGCTCAAAAGAAAGGG ATTGTAGATGCCACCGCAGATGACAACCTGATAGATTTGGGTCCCGCTTCGCCTGCAGTGGTCGCATCCGGCCCACCACCTCACAGGACCGCCGGAGCCACCGCTGCCGCCTCCCCGGCGCGGCAGCCTGGAGAAGCCTCGCTGTCCTCTGCAATGGCCGGTCTTG atgtcAAACCTACAAGTCAAAACCAAGACAACTTTGACATGTTTGCCCATACTCGTAGCTGCTCACTGGCCGAGCAGCGCAAAAA TGTCAAATATGAAGATCCTCAGGCTCTGGGTGGTCTGGCTTCAGCATTGGATGTCAGACAGCACAACACGGGGGTG CTGAGGTTAGAAGGGGATGATAACCCAGCAGATCAGGAGCTGCCCATAGACAGCTGGCTTATCACTCAAGGAATG ATCCCAGTTTCGCAGTCCTCTGTCATGGATGACATAGAGGAATGGCTCTGTGCTGATGTG AGAGGCGACACTCGACTGGATGAAGGCGTAACCAGCGAAG AGTTTGATAAATTTCTGGCGGAGCGAGCCAAGACCTCAGACACGTCTCCCCCCGGTGATGAGCCCCCTCATCCTGCCCGCGCACCCACCGGCTCTCACAAGAAACAAGAACGGACGGAAGATGCCCTCTTTGCCTTGTAA
- the tom1l2a gene encoding TOM1-like protein 2 isoform X7: protein MEFLLGNPYSTPVGQRVERATDGSLQNDDWGLNMEICDIINETDEGPKDAMKALKKRLGSNKNYREVMLALTVVETCVKNCGHRFHVQVANRDFIDGVLVKIISPKVNPPTIVQEKVLSLIQAWADAFRSSPDLTGVVHVYEELKRKGIEFPMADLDALSPIHTPQRGTPEVDPAMMKYLAPANTVASPKHATNSPVNQVSPQGPITATPEQVARLRSELDVVRGNVKVLSEMLTELVPGQEARSDLELLQELHRTCRAMQQRVVELISRVSNEEVTEDLLHVNDDLNNIFLRYERYERYRASAQKKGIVDATADDNLIDLGPASPAVVASGPPPHRTAGATAAASPARQPGEASLSSAMAGLDVKPTSQNQDNFDMFAHTRSCSLAEQRKNVKYEDPQALGGLASALDVRQHNTGVRGDTRLDEGVTSEEFDKFLAERAKTSDTSPPGDEPPHPARAPTGSHKKQERTEDALFAL, encoded by the exons ACCCAAGGATGCCATGAAAGCGCTGAAGAAACGACTCGGCAGCAACAAAAATTACAGAGAAGTCATGTTAGCGCTAACG GTGGTGGAGACATGCGTGAAGAACTGCGGCCACAGATTTCATGTTCAAGTCGCCAACAGAGACTTTATCGATGGAGTTTTGGTCAAAATCATCTCCCCTAAAGTCAATCCTCCAACCATTGTGCAAGAAAAAGTACTGTCGCTTATACAG GCTTGGGCTGATGCCTTCCGAAGCAGTCCTGATCTTACTGGTGTGGTCCACGTCTATGAAGAACTGAAGAGGAAGGGTATAGAGTTCCCTATGGCAGATTTAGATGCACTCTCCCCCATCCACACTCCCcagcgg GGCACGCCTGAGGTGGACCCCGCCATGATGAAATACTTGGCCCCTGCAAACACTGTTGCATCTCCCAAACATGCCACAAACTCACCTGTCAATCAGGTTTCACCACAAGGACCCATCACAGCAACTCCAGAACAG GTGGCCCGCTTAAGAAGCGAATTAGACGTAGTGAGGGGCAACGTTAAAGTTTTGTCGGAGATGCTCACCGAGCTGGTTCCAGGCCAGGAAGCTAGATCTGATCTAGAACTGCTCCAG GAGCTCCACAGGACATGCAGAGCAATGCAACAGCGTGTCGTTGAGCTGATTTCCCGCGTGTCCAATGAGGAAGTGACCGAAGATTTGCTGCACGTCAACGACGACCTCAACAACATATTCCTTCGTTACGAAAG GTATGAAAGATACAGGGCAAGTGCTCAAAAGAAAGGG ATTGTAGATGCCACCGCAGATGACAACCTGATAGATTTGGGTCCCGCTTCGCCTGCAGTGGTCGCATCCGGCCCACCACCTCACAGGACCGCCGGAGCCACCGCTGCCGCCTCCCCGGCGCGGCAGCCTGGAGAAGCCTCGCTGTCCTCTGCAATGGCCGGTCTTG atgtcAAACCTACAAGTCAAAACCAAGACAACTTTGACATGTTTGCCCATACTCGTAGCTGCTCACTGGCCGAGCAGCGCAAAAA TGTCAAATATGAAGATCCTCAGGCTCTGGGTGGTCTGGCTTCAGCATTGGATGTCAGACAGCACAACACGGGGGTG AGAGGCGACACTCGACTGGATGAAGGCGTAACCAGCGAAG AGTTTGATAAATTTCTGGCGGAGCGAGCCAAGACCTCAGACACGTCTCCCCCCGGTGATGAGCCCCCTCATCCTGCCCGCGCACCCACCGGCTCTCACAAGAAACAAGAACGGACGGAAGATGCCCTCTTTGCCTTGTAA
- the tom1l2a gene encoding TOM1-like protein 2 isoform X6, with protein MEFLLGNPYSTPVGQRVERATDGSLQNDDWGLNMEICDIINETDEGPKDAMKALKKRLGSNKNYREVMLALTVVETCVKNCGHRFHVQVANRDFIDGVLVKIISPKVNPPTIVQEKVLSLIQAWADAFRSSPDLTGVVHVYEELKRKGIEFPMADLDALSPIHTPQRGTPEVDPAMMKYLAPANTVASPKHATNSPVNQVSPQGPITATPEQVARLRSELDVVRGNVKVLSEMLTELVPGQEARSDLELLQELHRTCRAMQQRVVELISRVSNEEVTEDLLHVNDDLNNIFLRYERYERYRASAQKKGIVDATADDNLIDLGPASPAVVASGPPPHRTAGATAAASPARQPGEASLSSAMAGLDVKPTSQNQDNFDMFAHTRSCSLAEQRKNVKYEDPQALGGLASALDVRQHNTGVIPVSQSSVMDDIEEWLCADVRGDTRLDEGVTSEEFDKFLAERAKTSDTSPPGDEPPHPARAPTGSHKKQERTEDALFAL; from the exons ACCCAAGGATGCCATGAAAGCGCTGAAGAAACGACTCGGCAGCAACAAAAATTACAGAGAAGTCATGTTAGCGCTAACG GTGGTGGAGACATGCGTGAAGAACTGCGGCCACAGATTTCATGTTCAAGTCGCCAACAGAGACTTTATCGATGGAGTTTTGGTCAAAATCATCTCCCCTAAAGTCAATCCTCCAACCATTGTGCAAGAAAAAGTACTGTCGCTTATACAG GCTTGGGCTGATGCCTTCCGAAGCAGTCCTGATCTTACTGGTGTGGTCCACGTCTATGAAGAACTGAAGAGGAAGGGTATAGAGTTCCCTATGGCAGATTTAGATGCACTCTCCCCCATCCACACTCCCcagcgg GGCACGCCTGAGGTGGACCCCGCCATGATGAAATACTTGGCCCCTGCAAACACTGTTGCATCTCCCAAACATGCCACAAACTCACCTGTCAATCAGGTTTCACCACAAGGACCCATCACAGCAACTCCAGAACAG GTGGCCCGCTTAAGAAGCGAATTAGACGTAGTGAGGGGCAACGTTAAAGTTTTGTCGGAGATGCTCACCGAGCTGGTTCCAGGCCAGGAAGCTAGATCTGATCTAGAACTGCTCCAG GAGCTCCACAGGACATGCAGAGCAATGCAACAGCGTGTCGTTGAGCTGATTTCCCGCGTGTCCAATGAGGAAGTGACCGAAGATTTGCTGCACGTCAACGACGACCTCAACAACATATTCCTTCGTTACGAAAG GTATGAAAGATACAGGGCAAGTGCTCAAAAGAAAGGG ATTGTAGATGCCACCGCAGATGACAACCTGATAGATTTGGGTCCCGCTTCGCCTGCAGTGGTCGCATCCGGCCCACCACCTCACAGGACCGCCGGAGCCACCGCTGCCGCCTCCCCGGCGCGGCAGCCTGGAGAAGCCTCGCTGTCCTCTGCAATGGCCGGTCTTG atgtcAAACCTACAAGTCAAAACCAAGACAACTTTGACATGTTTGCCCATACTCGTAGCTGCTCACTGGCCGAGCAGCGCAAAAA TGTCAAATATGAAGATCCTCAGGCTCTGGGTGGTCTGGCTTCAGCATTGGATGTCAGACAGCACAACACGGGGGTG ATCCCAGTTTCGCAGTCCTCTGTCATGGATGACATAGAGGAATGGCTCTGTGCTGATGTG AGAGGCGACACTCGACTGGATGAAGGCGTAACCAGCGAAG AGTTTGATAAATTTCTGGCGGAGCGAGCCAAGACCTCAGACACGTCTCCCCCCGGTGATGAGCCCCCTCATCCTGCCCGCGCACCCACCGGCTCTCACAAGAAACAAGAACGGACGGAAGATGCCCTCTTTGCCTTGTAA
- the tom1l2a gene encoding TOM1-like protein 2 isoform X2 — MEFLLGNPYSTPVGQRVERATDGSLQNDDWGLNMEICDIINETDEGPKDAMKALKKRLGSNKNYREVMLALTVVETCVKNCGHRFHVQVANRDFIDGVLVKIISPKVNPPTIVQEKVLSLIQAWADAFRSSPDLTGVVHVYEELKRKGIEFPMADLDALSPIHTPQRVKKNQTKKNPFCRISHIKSWYFSIQGTPEVDPAMMKYLAPANTVASPKHATNSPVNQVSPQGPITATPEQVARLRSELDVVRGNVKVLSEMLTELVPGQEARSDLELLQELHRTCRAMQQRVVELISRVSNEEVTEDLLHVNDDLNNIFLRYERYERYRASAQKKGIVDATADDNLIDLGPASPAVVASGPPPHRTAGATAAASPARQPGEASLSSAMAGLDVKPTSQNQDNFDMFAHTRSCSLAEQRKNVKYEDPQALGGLASALDVRQHNTGVLRLEGDDNPADQELPIDSWLITQGMRGDTRLDEGVTSEEFDKFLAERAKTSDTSPPGDEPPHPARAPTGSHKKQERTEDALFAL; from the exons ACCCAAGGATGCCATGAAAGCGCTGAAGAAACGACTCGGCAGCAACAAAAATTACAGAGAAGTCATGTTAGCGCTAACG GTGGTGGAGACATGCGTGAAGAACTGCGGCCACAGATTTCATGTTCAAGTCGCCAACAGAGACTTTATCGATGGAGTTTTGGTCAAAATCATCTCCCCTAAAGTCAATCCTCCAACCATTGTGCAAGAAAAAGTACTGTCGCTTATACAG GCTTGGGCTGATGCCTTCCGAAGCAGTCCTGATCTTACTGGTGTGGTCCACGTCTATGAAGAACTGAAGAGGAAGGGTATAGAGTTCCCTATGGCAGATTTAGATGCACTCTCCCCCATCCACACTCCCcagcgggtaaaaaaaaatcagactaaaaaaaatcctttttgcaGAATTTCACATATTAAAAGTTGGTATTTCTCTATACAGGGCACGCCTGAGGTGGACCCCGCCATGATGAAATACTTGGCCCCTGCAAACACTGTTGCATCTCCCAAACATGCCACAAACTCACCTGTCAATCAGGTTTCACCACAAGGACCCATCACAGCAACTCCAGAACAG GTGGCCCGCTTAAGAAGCGAATTAGACGTAGTGAGGGGCAACGTTAAAGTTTTGTCGGAGATGCTCACCGAGCTGGTTCCAGGCCAGGAAGCTAGATCTGATCTAGAACTGCTCCAG GAGCTCCACAGGACATGCAGAGCAATGCAACAGCGTGTCGTTGAGCTGATTTCCCGCGTGTCCAATGAGGAAGTGACCGAAGATTTGCTGCACGTCAACGACGACCTCAACAACATATTCCTTCGTTACGAAAG GTATGAAAGATACAGGGCAAGTGCTCAAAAGAAAGGG ATTGTAGATGCCACCGCAGATGACAACCTGATAGATTTGGGTCCCGCTTCGCCTGCAGTGGTCGCATCCGGCCCACCACCTCACAGGACCGCCGGAGCCACCGCTGCCGCCTCCCCGGCGCGGCAGCCTGGAGAAGCCTCGCTGTCCTCTGCAATGGCCGGTCTTG atgtcAAACCTACAAGTCAAAACCAAGACAACTTTGACATGTTTGCCCATACTCGTAGCTGCTCACTGGCCGAGCAGCGCAAAAA TGTCAAATATGAAGATCCTCAGGCTCTGGGTGGTCTGGCTTCAGCATTGGATGTCAGACAGCACAACACGGGGGTG CTGAGGTTAGAAGGGGATGATAACCCAGCAGATCAGGAGCTGCCCATAGACAGCTGGCTTATCACTCAAGGAATG AGAGGCGACACTCGACTGGATGAAGGCGTAACCAGCGAAG AGTTTGATAAATTTCTGGCGGAGCGAGCCAAGACCTCAGACACGTCTCCCCCCGGTGATGAGCCCCCTCATCCTGCCCGCGCACCCACCGGCTCTCACAAGAAACAAGAACGGACGGAAGATGCCCTCTTTGCCTTGTAA